A window of the Salipiger sp. H15 genome harbors these coding sequences:
- a CDS encoding cytochrome-c peroxidase produces the protein MRAMGMALAGLTLLLGTGASAQAVLPRAVSDADYVETNAAEAELGRLLFYDPILSGNRNIACATCHHPRFATSDGLSLGLGEGGVGLGPERHITAEDTPEQRIPRNATALFNLGAREFTVLFHDGRIEADPSRPGGIRTPMAEDMETGFSGVLSAQTMFPVLSPDEMAGHYSESDVSKAVRSGRITGEGGAWDIIAKRVAAIPDYAQRFDAVYPHVAEGAPIHFTDISNAIAAFVALEWRSDGSPFDAALRGETPLSGAAAEGAALFYGEAGCAACHSGPFLTDHDFHAMGAPQLGPGKAERFEHHARDEGRMRVTGREEDRFAFRTPSLRNVAKTGPWGHAGGHDDLASFLSDHAERAGGLGHYARHVVLPELPKTKPDWAVMNDPLEVQALVAAAGPGTALSAGEIAALLAFVDTLTDPAALAGRLGVPEAVPSGLPVDR, from the coding sequence ATGCGCGCAATGGGCATGGCCCTGGCCGGGCTCACCTTGCTGCTGGGTACCGGCGCCTCCGCGCAGGCGGTGCTGCCGCGTGCGGTGAGCGATGCGGATTATGTCGAGACAAATGCCGCAGAGGCCGAGCTGGGGCGGCTGCTCTTCTACGACCCGATCCTCTCGGGCAACCGCAACATCGCCTGTGCCACCTGCCACCACCCGCGCTTCGCCACCTCGGACGGGCTGAGCCTCGGGCTCGGCGAGGGCGGCGTCGGGCTCGGCCCCGAGCGCCACATCACCGCCGAGGACACGCCCGAGCAGCGCATCCCGCGCAACGCCACCGCGCTCTTCAACCTCGGCGCGCGCGAGTTCACCGTGCTCTTCCATGACGGCCGGATCGAGGCCGACCCGTCGCGCCCCGGCGGCATCCGCACCCCCATGGCCGAGGATATGGAGACGGGCTTTTCGGGCGTGCTCTCGGCGCAGACCATGTTCCCGGTGCTCTCGCCCGACGAGATGGCGGGGCATTACTCGGAAAGCGACGTGTCGAAGGCGGTGCGCTCTGGCCGGATCACCGGCGAGGGCGGCGCCTGGGACATCATCGCCAAGCGCGTCGCGGCGATCCCCGACTACGCGCAGCGCTTCGACGCGGTCTACCCGCACGTGGCCGAAGGCGCGCCGATCCATTTCACCGACATCTCGAACGCCATCGCCGCCTTCGTCGCTCTCGAGTGGCGCTCGGACGGCAGCCCCTTCGACGCGGCTTTGCGCGGCGAGACGCCACTCTCCGGCGCGGCGGCGGAGGGCGCGGCGCTGTTCTATGGCGAGGCGGGCTGCGCCGCGTGCCACTCCGGCCCCTTCCTCACCGACCACGATTTCCACGCCATGGGCGCGCCGCAGCTGGGGCCGGGCAAGGCCGAGCGCTTCGAGCACCACGCCCGCGACGAGGGGCGGATGCGGGTCACCGGGCGCGAGGAGGACCGGTTCGCCTTCCGCACCCCCTCGCTGCGAAACGTCGCGAAGACCGGGCCCTGGGGCCACGCGGGCGGGCATGACGATCTTGCGAGCTTCCTGTCGGACCACGCCGAGCGTGCCGGGGGGCTTGGTCATTACGCCCGCCACGTCGTACTGCCGGAACTGCCGAAGACCAAGCCGGACTGGGCGGTGATGAACGACCCGCTCGAGGTGCAGGCGCTGGTCGCGGCGGCAGGTCCGGGCACGGCGCTGAGCGCGGGCGAGATCGCGGCGCTGCTGGCCTTCGTGGATACGCTGACCGACCCTGCGGCACTGGCGGGCAGGCTTGGCGTGCCCGAGGCCGTGCCCTCGGGCCTGCCGGTCGACCGCTGA
- the xylF gene encoding D-xylose ABC transporter substrate-binding protein codes for MYKKLLASAAITLGLAVTASAQTVGVSWSNFQEERWKTDEAAIKSALEAAGATYISADAQSSSSKQLSDIESLMAQGVDALIILAQDTQAIIPAVEAAANEGVPVIAYDRLIEDSRAFYLTFDNVEVGRMQARAVLEAAPEGNYVMIKGSPTDPNADFLRGGQQEVLQAAIDSGKITIVGEAYTDGWLPANAQRNMEQILTANDNKVDAVVASNDGTAGGAVAALTAQGLDGIPVSGQDGDHAALNRVARGTQTVSVWKDARELGKAAGEIAVQLAGGAEMSAVDGAAEWTSPAGTTLWAKFLQPIPITKDNLATVVDAGWISKDALCQGVSAGPAPCN; via the coding sequence ATGTACAAGAAATTGCTGGCCTCAGCGGCCATCACACTCGGGCTTGCCGTGACGGCATCCGCCCAGACCGTCGGCGTGTCCTGGTCGAACTTCCAGGAAGAGCGCTGGAAGACCGACGAGGCCGCGATCAAGTCGGCCCTCGAGGCCGCGGGCGCCACCTACATCTCGGCCGACGCGCAATCCTCGTCCTCGAAGCAGCTGTCGGACATCGAGTCGCTGATGGCGCAGGGCGTCGATGCGCTGATCATCCTCGCGCAGGACACCCAGGCCATCATCCCCGCCGTCGAGGCCGCCGCCAACGAGGGCGTGCCGGTGATCGCCTATGACCGCCTGATCGAGGACAGCCGCGCCTTCTACCTGACCTTCGACAACGTCGAGGTCGGCCGGATGCAGGCCCGTGCCGTGCTCGAGGCCGCGCCCGAGGGCAACTACGTGATGATCAAGGGCTCGCCCACCGATCCCAACGCCGACTTCCTGCGCGGCGGCCAGCAGGAGGTGCTGCAGGCGGCGATCGACAGCGGCAAGATCACCATCGTCGGCGAGGCCTATACCGACGGCTGGCTACCCGCCAACGCGCAGCGCAACATGGAACAGATCCTGACCGCCAACGACAACAAGGTCGACGCGGTGGTCGCCTCGAACGACGGCACCGCCGGCGGCGCCGTCGCGGCGCTGACCGCGCAGGGCCTCGACGGCATCCCGGTCTCGGGTCAGGACGGCGACCATGCCGCGCTGAACCGCGTCGCCCGCGGCACGCAGACCGTGTCGGTCTGGAAGGACGCGCGCGAGCTTGGCAAGGCAGCGGGCGAAATCGCCGTGCAGCTGGCCGGCGGCGCCGAGATGAGCGCCGTCGACGGGGCCGCCGAATGGACCTCCCCGGCGGGCACCACGCTCTGGGCGAAGTTCCTGCAACCGATCCCGATCACCAAGGACAACCTCGCGACCGTGGTGGACGCGGGCTGGATCAGCAAGGACGCGCTCTGCCAGGGCGTTTCCGCCGGCCCCGCCCCCTGCAACTGA
- a CDS encoding sugar ABC transporter permease — protein sequence MAEANASGAGAGRRNIFKTLEFDTRLLGMVGAFILVCIVFNVLTDGRFLTPRNIFNLTIQTVSVAIMATGMVFVIVTRNIDLSVGSLLATCSAMMAITQTQLLPGLGLDYGNPVIAPVAIIVGLLTGALIGAFQGWIVGYLSVPAFIVSLGGLLVWRNVAWYLTHGQTIGPLDDTFQTLGGIGGTLGVTGSWIFGALATLVAWAAIAQARKARINHEFPVKPLWAEGVLMALSAAAILGFVAVLNAYEVPGRVLRRGFEMRGQAMPEGFTAGYGIPYSVLLLIAVAVAMTVVARRTRLGRYIFATGGNPEAAELSGINTRLLTVKVFALMGVLCALAGMVASARLSFHSNDIGTLDELRVIAAAVIGGTALAGGIGTIYGAILGALIMQSLQSGMAMVGVDAPFQNIVVGVVLVLAVLIDILYRKRTGDK from the coding sequence ATGGCAGAGGCGAACGCCTCCGGCGCAGGGGCCGGCCGCAGGAACATCTTCAAGACCCTCGAATTCGACACGCGCCTGCTTGGCATGGTCGGCGCGTTCATCCTGGTCTGCATCGTGTTCAACGTCCTCACGGACGGCCGCTTCCTGACGCCGCGCAACATCTTCAACCTGACGATCCAGACGGTCAGCGTGGCGATCATGGCCACCGGCATGGTCTTCGTCATCGTCACCCGCAACATCGACCTGAGCGTCGGCTCGCTGCTCGCCACATGCTCGGCGATGATGGCGATCACCCAGACACAGCTCCTGCCCGGCCTCGGGCTCGACTACGGCAACCCGGTGATCGCCCCCGTCGCGATCATCGTCGGGCTGCTGACCGGCGCGCTCATCGGCGCCTTCCAGGGCTGGATCGTCGGCTATCTCTCGGTCCCCGCCTTCATCGTCTCGCTTGGCGGCCTGCTGGTCTGGCGCAACGTCGCCTGGTACCTGACCCACGGCCAGACCATCGGCCCGCTCGACGACACCTTCCAGACGCTCGGCGGCATCGGCGGCACGCTCGGCGTGACCGGCAGCTGGATCTTCGGCGCCCTTGCCACGCTGGTCGCCTGGGCGGCCATCGCGCAGGCCCGCAAGGCGCGGATCAACCACGAGTTCCCGGTCAAGCCGCTCTGGGCCGAGGGTGTGCTCATGGCGCTCTCGGCGGCGGCGATCCTCGGCTTCGTCGCGGTGCTCAACGCCTACGAAGTGCCCGGGCGCGTGCTGCGCCGCGGCTTCGAGATGCGCGGCCAGGCCATGCCCGAGGGCTTCACCGCGGGCTACGGCATTCCCTACTCGGTGCTGCTGCTGATCGCCGTGGCCGTGGCGATGACCGTGGTCGCCCGCCGCACCCGGCTCGGCCGCTACATCTTTGCCACCGGCGGCAACCCCGAGGCGGCGGAGCTTTCCGGCATCAACACCCGGCTGCTGACGGTCAAGGTCTTTGCCCTGATGGGCGTGCTCTGCGCACTGGCCGGCATGGTCGCCTCGGCCCGGCTGTCGTTCCACTCGAACGACATCGGCACGCTCGACGAGCTGCGCGTGATCGCCGCGGCGGTGATCGGCGGCACTGCGCTGGCGGGCGGCATCGGCACGATCTACGGAGCCATCCTCGGCGCGCTGATCATGCAGTCGCTGCAATCGGGCATGGCCATGGTCGGCGTCGACGCGCCGTTCCAGAACATCGTCGTCGGGGTCGTGCTGGTGCTGGCCGTGCTCATCGACATCCTCTACCGCAAACGCACGGGAGACAAATGA
- the urtD gene encoding urea ABC transporter ATP-binding protein UrtD — MNTLLEMSGVSVSFDGFKAINNLSFRIGEPELRAIIGPNGAGKTTFMDIITGKTRPDEGRVLWGEKSVSLLKMSESQIARAGVGRKFQKPTVFEAQTVRENLAMALKNKRGPFDVLLHRKSRKGAERIEAIAEEIGLSDQLGRISGELSHGQKQWLEIGMLLAQDPRLLLVDEPAAGMTPAEREHTTDLLRRAASKHAVVVVEHDMEFVRRLDCKVTVLCEGSVLAEGSLDHVTANQDVIDVYLGR, encoded by the coding sequence ATGAACACCCTGCTCGAGATGTCCGGCGTCTCCGTCAGCTTCGACGGGTTCAAGGCGATCAACAACCTTTCCTTCCGCATCGGCGAGCCCGAGCTGCGCGCCATCATCGGCCCGAACGGCGCCGGCAAGACCACCTTCATGGACATCATCACCGGCAAGACCCGCCCCGACGAGGGCCGCGTGCTCTGGGGCGAGAAGTCCGTCTCGCTTCTGAAGATGAGCGAGAGCCAGATCGCCCGCGCCGGCGTCGGGCGCAAGTTCCAGAAGCCGACCGTGTTCGAGGCGCAGACCGTGCGCGAGAACCTCGCCATGGCGCTGAAGAACAAGCGCGGCCCCTTCGACGTGCTCCTGCACCGCAAGAGCCGCAAGGGCGCCGAGCGGATCGAGGCCATCGCCGAGGAGATCGGCCTCTCGGACCAGCTCGGGCGGATCTCGGGCGAGCTCAGCCACGGCCAGAAGCAATGGCTCGAGATCGGCATGTTGCTGGCGCAGGACCCGCGCCTGCTGCTGGTCGACGAGCCCGCCGCGGGCATGACCCCGGCCGAGCGCGAGCACACCACCGACCTCTTGCGCCGCGCGGCCTCGAAACACGCGGTGGTGGTGGTCGAGCACGACATGGAATTCGTGCGCCGGCTCGACTGCAAGGTGACGGTGCTCTGCGAGGGCTCGGTGCTGGCCGAGGGCTCGCTCGATCACGTGACCGCCAACCAGGACGTCATCGACGTCTACCTGGGACGATGA
- the urtE gene encoding urea ABC transporter ATP-binding subunit UrtE, translating into MLKVDNLTLHYGQSQILHGISLEAEPGKVTAVMGTNGVGKTSLLKAIAGRHPYSAGTISLDGAPLDHLGAYQAARAGIAYVPQGREIFPLMTVQENLESGFACLERSERGVPAHIFELFPILKDFLHRRGGDLSGGQQQQLAIARALITRPRVLLLDEPTEGIQPNIIQQIGRVIAQLRDQGDMAVVLVEQYFDFTWGLADSFYAVTRGAVSLSGRAGEIDREALLEKVSI; encoded by the coding sequence ATGCTGAAGGTCGACAACCTCACCCTGCACTACGGGCAGAGCCAGATCCTGCACGGGATCAGCCTCGAGGCGGAGCCGGGCAAGGTCACCGCGGTGATGGGCACCAACGGCGTCGGCAAGACCTCGCTGCTGAAGGCCATCGCCGGGCGCCACCCCTACTCGGCCGGGACGATCAGCCTCGACGGCGCGCCGCTCGATCACCTCGGCGCCTACCAGGCGGCGCGGGCGGGCATCGCCTACGTGCCGCAGGGGCGCGAGATCTTCCCGCTGATGACCGTGCAGGAGAACCTCGAGTCCGGCTTTGCCTGCCTCGAGCGCTCCGAGCGCGGCGTGCCGGCGCATATCTTCGAGCTCTTCCCGATCCTCAAGGACTTCCTGCACCGCCGCGGCGGCGATCTCTCGGGCGGGCAGCAGCAGCAGCTCGCCATCGCCCGCGCGCTGATCACCCGGCCGCGCGTGCTGCTGCTCGACGAGCCGACCGAGGGCATCCAGCCCAACATCATCCAGCAGATCGGCCGGGTCATCGCGCAGCTGCGCGACCAGGGCGACATGGCCGTGGTGCTGGTCGAGCAGTATTTCGACTTCACCTGGGGGCTGGCCGACAGCTTCTATGCGGTGACCCGGGGCGCGGTGTCGCTCTCCGGCCGCGCCGGCGAGATCGACCGCGAGGCGCTGCTGGAGAAGGTCTCGATCTGA
- a CDS encoding CRTAC1 family protein, with product MSRAAVLLALVPSLAAAGPAFVDDSAGLPSQHVYSGGWEHFVGGGVAAFDCNGDDLPELFAAGGTSPAELFVNRSERGGALRFERGAVPEMTGVTGAYPLDADSDGNLDLFVLRVGPNRVLRGLGDCRFEDATEAWGLPQRDAWSTAFAATWEPGQGWPTVFVGNYVDRFDPDGPFEACDSSELIRPGEGGFGKVETIEPGWCTLSALISDWQRSGTPELRLSNDRHYYVKGGYEQMFRLSPLEERTDWAKVSLWGMGIASRDLTGDGLPEVMMTSMGDQLLQFNRGGKFEDAPYAQGTTAHRPYTGGDGRPSTGWHAEFGDVDNDGRADLFISKGNVDQMPGMAMDDPNSLLMQGADGTFTETGETAGIATMERSRGAALADLNGDGLLDLAVVNRRAPMELWRNVTEGAGHWVGALPLQSGANRDAVGAWVELRDASGVQAQEVTIGGGHAGGSALPLHFGLGAETEAQLRVIWPGGEAGDWQPVRPGEVMRVERP from the coding sequence ATGAGCCGGGCCGCGGTTCTTCTGGCGCTGGTTCCGTCGCTCGCCGCGGCCGGGCCCGCCTTCGTCGACGACAGCGCCGGCCTGCCGTCGCAGCACGTCTATTCCGGCGGCTGGGAGCATTTCGTCGGCGGCGGCGTCGCGGCCTTCGACTGCAACGGCGACGACCTGCCCGAGCTCTTCGCCGCCGGCGGCACGTCCCCCGCCGAGCTTTTCGTCAACCGCTCCGAACGCGGCGGGGCGCTGCGCTTCGAGCGCGGCGCGGTCCCCGAGATGACCGGGGTGACCGGGGCCTATCCGCTGGATGCGGACAGCGACGGGAACCTCGACCTTTTCGTACTGCGGGTCGGGCCGAACCGGGTGCTGCGCGGGCTTGGCGACTGCCGCTTCGAGGACGCGACCGAGGCCTGGGGTCTGCCGCAGCGCGACGCCTGGTCCACCGCCTTCGCCGCCACCTGGGAGCCGGGGCAGGGCTGGCCGACGGTCTTTGTCGGCAATTACGTCGACCGTTTCGATCCCGACGGCCCGTTCGAGGCCTGCGACAGCAGCGAGCTGATCCGTCCCGGCGAGGGCGGCTTCGGCAAGGTCGAGACCATCGAGCCCGGCTGGTGCACGCTCTCGGCGCTGATCTCGGACTGGCAGCGCAGCGGAACGCCCGAGCTGCGGCTGTCGAACGACCGGCACTACTACGTGAAGGGCGGCTACGAGCAGATGTTCCGCCTCTCGCCGCTCGAGGAGCGCACCGACTGGGCCAAGGTCTCGCTCTGGGGCATGGGCATCGCCTCGCGCGACCTGACCGGCGACGGGCTGCCCGAGGTGATGATGACCTCGATGGGCGACCAGTTGCTGCAGTTCAACCGCGGCGGGAAGTTCGAGGACGCGCCCTACGCGCAGGGCACCACGGCGCACCGGCCCTACACCGGCGGCGACGGCCGCCCCTCGACCGGCTGGCACGCCGAGTTCGGCGACGTCGACAACGACGGGCGGGCGGATCTCTTCATCTCGAAGGGCAACGTCGACCAGATGCCCGGCATGGCGATGGACGATCCCAACTCGCTGCTGATGCAGGGCGCGGACGGGACTTTCACCGAAACCGGCGAGACGGCGGGGATCGCCACGATGGAGCGCTCGCGCGGCGCGGCGCTGGCCGATCTCAACGGCGACGGGCTGCTCGACCTCGCCGTGGTCAACCGCCGCGCGCCGATGGAGCTCTGGCGCAACGTGACCGAGGGGGCGGGGCACTGGGTCGGCGCCCTGCCGTTGCAGTCGGGGGCGAACCGCGACGCGGTCGGGGCCTGGGTCGAGTTGCGGGACGCCTCCGGCGTGCAGGCGCAGGAGGTCACCATCGGCGGCGGCCACGCGGGCGGCAGCGCCCTGCCGCTGCATTTCGGCCTTGGCGCCGAGACCGAGGCTCAGCTGCGGGTGATCTGGCCGGGCGGCGAGGCCGGGGACTGGCAGCCGGTGCGCCCCGGCGAGGTGATGCGGGTCGAGCGGCCCTGA
- a CDS encoding ROK family protein encodes MSDDEEISGCGPFLQSPDSGQRPLRQQVFEHVRALGRVPRVQVAKDLRVSPASVTTITSELIETGFLEEVQAPRPGESGRGRPAVALQVRPGVHHVMGMKLSDIHHTAVLSDLSGRVIATASMPRAPGQLSVETVADVTETLMLEICREAGIAPGSLRALGLGVPGFVEAGTGLVRWSPILARRDIDLRPALSQRLGLPVYIDNDANLVTLAELWFGAGRTMSNFAVVTIEHGVGMGFVMNHRLYRGAHGMGMELGHMKVHLDGALCRCGQRGCLEAYVADYALVREARTALNLPDLETRSVRALLESLFSQARAGNPAAHSIFRRAGRYLSLALANVTNLFDPQLIILSGERMRYDYLYAGDTLTEMKTMMIETGREAPKVEIHAWGDMVWARGAAALALDTLTEQMLGAGREMAAQ; translated from the coding sequence ATGAGCGACGACGAGGAAATCAGCGGCTGCGGCCCGTTCTTGCAGTCGCCGGACTCGGGGCAGCGCCCTCTGCGCCAGCAGGTTTTCGAGCATGTGCGCGCGCTTGGCCGGGTGCCGCGCGTGCAGGTCGCCAAGGACCTGCGGGTCAGCCCGGCCTCGGTGACCACCATCACCTCGGAGCTGATCGAGACGGGCTTTCTCGAGGAGGTGCAGGCGCCGCGCCCCGGCGAGTCCGGCCGCGGCCGCCCGGCGGTTGCCCTTCAGGTGCGGCCCGGCGTGCATCACGTCATGGGGATGAAGCTCTCGGACATCCACCACACGGCGGTGCTCTCGGACCTCTCGGGCCGGGTCATCGCCACCGCTTCGATGCCGCGCGCGCCCGGGCAGCTCTCGGTCGAGACCGTCGCCGATGTCACCGAGACGCTGATGCTCGAGATCTGCCGCGAGGCCGGGATCGCGCCCGGTTCGCTGCGCGCGCTCGGGCTCGGTGTGCCGGGCTTCGTCGAGGCGGGCACCGGGCTGGTGCGCTGGTCTCCGATCCTCGCGCGGCGCGACATCGACCTGCGCCCGGCCCTGTCGCAGCGCCTCGGCCTGCCGGTCTACATCGACAACGACGCCAATCTCGTGACCCTCGCCGAGCTCTGGTTCGGGGCGGGGCGGACCATGTCGAACTTTGCCGTGGTGACCATCGAGCACGGGGTGGGCATGGGCTTCGTGATGAACCACCGGCTCTACCGCGGCGCGCATGGCATGGGCATGGAGCTTGGCCACATGAAGGTGCATCTCGACGGCGCGCTCTGCCGCTGCGGCCAGCGCGGCTGCCTCGAGGCCTATGTCGCCGACTACGCGCTGGTGCGCGAGGCGCGCACGGCGCTGAACCTGCCCGACCTCGAGACCCGCTCGGTGCGGGCGCTGCTCGAGAGCCTGTTCAGCCAGGCGCGGGCGGGCAACCCGGCGGCGCATTCGATCTTCCGCCGTGCCGGGCGCTACCTGTCGCTGGCACTGGCCAATGTCACCAACCTCTTCGATCCGCAGCTCATCATCCTGTCGGGCGAGCGGATGCGCTACGACTACCTTTACGCCGGGGACACGCTGACGGAGATGAAGACGATGATGATCGAGACCGGCCGCGAGGCGCCGAAGGTGGAGATCCACGCCTGGGGCGACATGGTCTGGGCGCGCGGCGCGGCGGCGCTGGCGCTCGACACGCTGACCGAGCAGATGCTCGGCGCGGGTCGCGAGATGGCGGCGCAATGA
- the urtC gene encoding urea ABC transporter permease subunit UrtC, with protein MSSFFAQNRSVAWFLLALALFVLLVTVLAPATGTGFLSTSFVKTLGKTLCLMLVAVAMDVVWGYTGILSLGHMAFFGLGGYMIGMWLMYARTELIIAESLRAAPIPPTPEEIHDAIGQQIFGVVGSADFPWLWGFAHSFPLQLAMVVVVPGILALVFGWLAFRSRVTGVYLSILTQAMTLALSLYLFQNEAGLRGNNGLSGLQNLPGLDAVPQATISIWFFWASAAALGLGYLLFAWVVSGKMGSVIRGIRDNENRVRFLGYHVESYKLFIFALTGVVSGLAGALYYPQAGIINPAEIAPIASIYLAVWVAIGGRGRLYGAALGAAVVSLLSSWFTGGGAPNINLGFYTINWVDWWLVLLGLSFVAVTLLAPKGIGGIFDLFSRRHPVPERVGDFGPDQGARRTVEGEEEK; from the coding sequence ATGAGCAGCTTCTTCGCGCAGAACAGGTCCGTCGCCTGGTTCCTGCTGGCGCTCGCGCTCTTCGTGCTGCTGGTCACGGTGCTGGCGCCGGCGACCGGCACGGGGTTCCTCTCGACCTCCTTCGTCAAGACGCTCGGAAAGACGCTCTGCCTGATGCTCGTCGCCGTGGCGATGGACGTGGTCTGGGGCTACACCGGCATCCTCAGCCTCGGCCACATGGCCTTCTTCGGGCTTGGCGGCTACATGATCGGCATGTGGCTGATGTACGCGCGCACCGAGCTCATCATCGCCGAGAGCCTGCGCGCCGCGCCGATCCCGCCCACCCCCGAGGAGATCCACGACGCCATCGGCCAGCAGATCTTCGGCGTGGTCGGCAGCGCGGATTTCCCTTGGCTCTGGGGCTTTGCCCACAGCTTCCCGCTGCAGCTTGCCATGGTGGTGGTGGTGCCGGGCATCCTCGCGCTGGTCTTCGGCTGGCTCGCCTTCCGCAGCCGGGTCACCGGCGTCTACCTGTCGATCCTGACGCAGGCGATGACGCTGGCGCTCTCGCTCTACCTCTTCCAGAACGAGGCCGGGCTGCGCGGCAACAACGGGCTGTCGGGGCTGCAGAACCTGCCGGGGCTGGACGCGGTGCCGCAGGCGACGATCTCGATCTGGTTCTTCTGGGCCTCGGCGGCGGCGCTCGGCCTCGGCTACCTGCTCTTTGCCTGGGTGGTCTCGGGCAAGATGGGCTCGGTGATCCGCGGCATCCGCGACAACGAGAACCGCGTGCGCTTCCTCGGCTACCACGTGGAGAGCTACAAGCTCTTCATCTTCGCCCTCACCGGCGTGGTCTCGGGGCTCGCCGGCGCGCTCTACTACCCGCAGGCGGGGATCATCAACCCGGCCGAGATCGCGCCCATCGCCTCGATCTACCTCGCGGTCTGGGTCGCCATCGGCGGACGCGGCCGGCTCTACGGCGCGGCGCTAGGCGCGGCGGTGGTCTCGCTCCTGTCGAGCTGGTTCACCGGCGGCGGCGCGCCCAACATCAACCTCGGTTTCTACACGATCAACTGGGTCGACTGGTGGCTGGTGCTGCTGGGCCTCAGCTTCGTCGCGGTGACGCTGCTGGCACCCAAGGGCATCGGCGGGATCTTCGATCTCTTCAGCCGCCGCCACCCGGTGCCCGAGCGCGTCGGCGATTTCGGCCCGGACCAGGGCGCGCGGCGCACCGTCGAAGGGGAGGAAGAGAAATGA